A stretch of the Vidua chalybeata isolate OUT-0048 chromosome Z, bVidCha1 merged haplotype, whole genome shotgun sequence genome encodes the following:
- the SPIN1 gene encoding spindlin-1 isoform X2: MMKKRTSHKKHRNNVGPSKPISQPRRNIVGCRIQHGWKEGSGPVTQWKGTVLDQVPVNPSLYLIKYDGFDCVYGLELHKDERVSALEVLPDRVASSRISDAHLADTMIGKAVEHMFETEDGSKDEWRGMVLARAPIMNTWFYITYEKDPVLYMYQLLDDYKEGDLRIMPDSNDSPPAEREPGEVVDSLVGKQVEYAKEDGSKRTGMVIHQVEAKPSVYFIKFDDDFHIYVYDLVKTS; the protein is encoded by the exons ATGATGAAGAAAAGAACATCCCACAA AAAGCATAGAAACAATGTGGGACCAAGCAAACCTATTTCTCAGCCACGAAGAAATATTGTAGGCTGCAGGATACAGCACGGATGGAAAGAAGGAAGTGGACCTGTAACACAATGGAAGGGCACAGTTCTTGATCAAGTTCCTGTAAATCCCTCGCTCTATCTCATAAAGTATGATGGATTTGATTGTGTGTACGGACTAGAACTTCACAAAGATGAAAGAGTTTCAGCACTTGAAGTTCTTCCAGACAGAGTTG CTTCGTCTCGAATTAGTGATGCCCACCTGGCAGACACAATGATTGGTAAAGCTGTGGAACATATGTTTGAGACAGAGGATGGCTCAAAAGATGAATGGAGGGGGATGGTTTTGGCTCGAGCTCCTATTATGAACACGTGGTTTTATATTACATATGAGAAAGATCCCGTCTTGTACATGTACCAGCTCTTAGATGATTATAAAGAAGGTGACCTTCGCATTATGCCAGATTCAA ATGATTCGCCTCCTGCAGAACGGGAACCAGGTGAAGTTGTGGACAGCCTGGTAGGCAAACAAGTGGAATATGCCAAAGAAGATGGCTCGAAAAGGACTGGCATGGTCATTCATCAAGTTGAAGCCAAACCATCTGTCTATTTCATCAAGTTTGATGATGATTTCCATATTTATGTCTACGATTTGGTGAAGACATCCTAG
- the SPIN1 gene encoding spindlin-1 isoform X1, with translation MKTPFGKSPGQRSRADAGHAGVSASMMKKRTSHKKHRNNVGPSKPISQPRRNIVGCRIQHGWKEGSGPVTQWKGTVLDQVPVNPSLYLIKYDGFDCVYGLELHKDERVSALEVLPDRVASSRISDAHLADTMIGKAVEHMFETEDGSKDEWRGMVLARAPIMNTWFYITYEKDPVLYMYQLLDDYKEGDLRIMPDSNDSPPAEREPGEVVDSLVGKQVEYAKEDGSKRTGMVIHQVEAKPSVYFIKFDDDFHIYVYDLVKTS, from the exons GTCATGCAGGAGTGTCTGCCAGCATGATGAAGAAAAGAACATCCCACAA AAAGCATAGAAACAATGTGGGACCAAGCAAACCTATTTCTCAGCCACGAAGAAATATTGTAGGCTGCAGGATACAGCACGGATGGAAAGAAGGAAGTGGACCTGTAACACAATGGAAGGGCACAGTTCTTGATCAAGTTCCTGTAAATCCCTCGCTCTATCTCATAAAGTATGATGGATTTGATTGTGTGTACGGACTAGAACTTCACAAAGATGAAAGAGTTTCAGCACTTGAAGTTCTTCCAGACAGAGTTG CTTCGTCTCGAATTAGTGATGCCCACCTGGCAGACACAATGATTGGTAAAGCTGTGGAACATATGTTTGAGACAGAGGATGGCTCAAAAGATGAATGGAGGGGGATGGTTTTGGCTCGAGCTCCTATTATGAACACGTGGTTTTATATTACATATGAGAAAGATCCCGTCTTGTACATGTACCAGCTCTTAGATGATTATAAAGAAGGTGACCTTCGCATTATGCCAGATTCAA ATGATTCGCCTCCTGCAGAACGGGAACCAGGTGAAGTTGTGGACAGCCTGGTAGGCAAACAAGTGGAATATGCCAAAGAAGATGGCTCGAAAAGGACTGGCATGGTCATTCATCAAGTTGAAGCCAAACCATCTGTCTATTTCATCAAGTTTGATGATGATTTCCATATTTATGTCTACGATTTGGTGAAGACATCCTAG